The following proteins are encoded in a genomic region of Thermococcus henrietii:
- the hypF gene encoding carbamoyltransferase HypF, which yields MKAYRIHVQGIVQAVGFRPFIYRIAHEHNLRGYVKNLGDAGVEIVVEGREEDIEAFIKDIYRKKPPLARVDRLEKKEIPPQGFDRFYIEKSSKGGSGGDSIIPPDIAICEDCLRELFDPTNKRYMYPFIVCTNCGPRFTIIEDLPYDRENTTMKEFPMCDFCESEYKDPLNRRYHAEPVCCPVCGPSYRLYTSDGEEITGDPLRKAAELIDKGYIVAIKGIGGIHLACDATREDVVAELRKRTFRPQKPFAIMADSLETVKSFAYVSNAEEEELTSYRRPIVTLRKREPFPLPENLAPGLHTIGVMLPYAGTHYILFHWSKTKVYVMTSANYPGMPMVKDNDRAFEELKGVADYFLLHNRKILNRADDSVVRFVDGRRAVIRRSRGFVPLPIEIPFSYRGLAVGAELMNAFGVAKNGKVYPSQYIGNTGKVEVLEFMREAIGHFKRILRVKEFDLIVADLHPTYNTTKLAMELANELNVELLQVQHHYAHIASVLAEKNLESAVGIAVDGVGYGTDGNTWGGEVLYLGYEDVERLAHIDYYPLPGGDLASYYPLRALMGILSKVYSVEELEGVIRKCCPKAIGSLKYGEVEFSVALNQLAKGINLAYASSAGRVLDALSVLLNVAYRRHYEGEPAMKLESFAMKGKNDLKFEVPVEGELLKVEELFVQALDLLEKASPADIAYSVHLALARVFAGVAIEKAKEFGVKDVVMSGGVAYNEPMVKTVRKAVEASGLKFHVTTEVPRGDNGINVGQAFLGGLYLEGYLTREDLML from the coding sequence ATGAAGGCTTACCGTATTCACGTTCAGGGCATCGTTCAGGCCGTTGGATTCAGGCCGTTCATTTACCGCATAGCGCACGAGCACAACCTGAGGGGCTACGTCAAGAACCTCGGCGATGCCGGAGTCGAGATAGTCGTAGAGGGCCGGGAAGAGGACATAGAGGCATTCATCAAGGACATCTACCGGAAAAAACCTCCCCTCGCGAGGGTTGACAGGCTCGAGAAGAAGGAAATCCCGCCCCAGGGCTTCGACCGCTTCTACATCGAGAAAAGCTCGAAGGGCGGAAGCGGTGGGGACTCGATAATTCCGCCCGACATAGCCATCTGCGAGGACTGCCTGAGAGAACTTTTCGACCCGACGAACAAGCGCTACATGTACCCATTCATCGTCTGCACCAACTGCGGGCCGAGGTTCACAATCATCGAGGACTTGCCCTACGACCGCGAGAACACGACGATGAAGGAATTTCCGATGTGCGACTTCTGCGAGAGCGAGTATAAAGACCCCCTGAACAGGCGCTACCATGCTGAACCCGTCTGCTGTCCCGTTTGCGGGCCGAGCTACCGTCTCTACACGAGCGACGGGGAGGAAATCACGGGCGACCCGCTGAGGAAGGCGGCGGAGCTGATTGATAAGGGCTACATAGTGGCCATCAAGGGAATCGGCGGAATCCATCTGGCGTGCGACGCGACAAGGGAAGACGTCGTTGCCGAGCTGAGGAAGAGAACCTTCAGGCCCCAGAAGCCCTTCGCGATAATGGCAGATAGCCTTGAGACGGTCAAGAGCTTCGCCTACGTTAGCAACGCTGAAGAGGAGGAGCTGACCAGCTATAGAAGACCCATCGTGACGCTCCGCAAGAGGGAACCCTTCCCCCTGCCCGAGAACCTCGCGCCCGGCTTGCATACAATCGGCGTCATGCTCCCCTACGCGGGAACGCACTACATACTCTTCCACTGGAGCAAGACGAAGGTCTACGTGATGACCTCGGCGAACTACCCGGGAATGCCGATGGTCAAGGACAACGACAGGGCCTTCGAGGAGCTGAAAGGGGTGGCCGACTACTTCCTGCTCCACAACAGGAAGATACTCAACCGCGCGGACGACAGCGTGGTTCGCTTCGTTGACGGAAGGAGGGCCGTTATTAGGAGAAGCAGAGGTTTTGTGCCCCTCCCGATAGAGATTCCCTTCAGCTACCGCGGTTTGGCGGTCGGTGCGGAGCTGATGAACGCCTTTGGAGTTGCTAAAAACGGAAAGGTCTACCCGAGCCAGTACATCGGCAACACCGGAAAGGTCGAGGTTCTTGAGTTCATGAGGGAAGCGATAGGGCACTTCAAGAGAATCCTAAGGGTTAAGGAGTTCGATTTAATCGTTGCCGACCTCCACCCAACCTACAACACGACAAAGCTCGCTATGGAGCTAGCGAACGAGCTGAACGTCGAGTTGCTCCAGGTTCAGCACCACTACGCCCACATAGCGAGTGTCTTAGCCGAGAAGAACCTCGAATCAGCTGTAGGAATAGCCGTTGACGGAGTGGGCTACGGAACCGATGGCAACACGTGGGGCGGTGAGGTGCTCTACCTCGGCTACGAGGACGTGGAGAGGCTGGCTCATATAGACTACTACCCGCTTCCCGGCGGAGACCTGGCGAGTTACTACCCTCTCAGGGCTCTGATGGGAATCCTGAGCAAGGTCTACAGCGTTGAGGAGCTTGAAGGGGTCATAAGGAAGTGCTGTCCGAAGGCGATAGGGAGCTTAAAGTACGGCGAGGTGGAGTTCTCAGTCGCCCTGAACCAGCTCGCCAAGGGGATAAACCTCGCCTACGCTTCATCAGCCGGAAGGGTTCTCGACGCCCTGTCGGTTCTGCTCAACGTGGCCTACAGAAGGCACTACGAGGGCGAGCCGGCGATGAAGCTCGAGAGCTTCGCGATGAAGGGCAAGAACGACCTCAAGTTCGAGGTGCCTGTGGAGGGGGAACTCCTAAAGGTCGAGGAGCTGTTCGTGCAGGCGCTGGATCTCCTCGAAAAGGCCTCGCCGGCGGACATCGCTTACTCGGTTCACCTGGCCCTCGCCAGGGTCTTTGCGGGGGTTGCCATCGAGAAAGCTAAGGAGTTCGGCGTGAAGGACGTCGTAATGAGCGGTGGTGTCGCTTACAACGAGCCCATGGTCAAGACCGTGAGGAAAGCTGTTGAGGCGTCGGGCCTTAAGTTCCACGTTACAACGGAGGTCCCGCGCGGGGACAACGGGATAAACGTCGGCCAGGCCTTCCTCGGCGGGCTGTACCTGGAGGGCTACCTGACGAGGGAGGATTTGATGCTGTGA
- the hypD gene encoding hydrogenase formation protein HypD — MGTLDKFRDRELAQKIVKKIHEEAKGLDEVRFMHVCGTHEDTVTRTGIRSLLPENVKILSGPGCPVCITPVEDIVKMMEIMRQAYEEGDRIIMTTFGDMYKIPTPRGSFADLKSEGYDIRVVYSIYDTYRIAKENPDRTVVHFSPGFETTTAPAAGMLNVVAQEELENFKIYSVHRLTPPAVEVLIKQGTRFHGLIDPGHVSVIIGVKGWEPITEKYGVPQVIAGFEPVDMLLAILYLIRMVKAGEAKIINEYTRSVKYEGNVVAQKLIEGFFEVKDARWRALGVMPKSGLELRKEWKELEIRTYYDPEVPKLPDLEKGCLCGAILRGLALPPQCPHFGKTCTPRHPIGPCMVSYEGTCSIFYKYGALF; from the coding sequence ATGGGGACGCTGGATAAATTCAGGGACAGGGAGCTCGCTCAGAAGATAGTGAAGAAAATCCACGAGGAGGCGAAGGGCCTCGACGAGGTCCGCTTCATGCACGTCTGCGGAACCCACGAGGACACCGTAACGAGAACCGGAATCCGCTCTCTTCTCCCGGAGAACGTCAAGATACTCAGCGGGCCGGGCTGTCCGGTCTGTATAACCCCGGTCGAGGACATCGTCAAGATGATGGAGATAATGCGCCAGGCCTACGAGGAGGGCGACAGAATAATCATGACGACCTTCGGCGACATGTACAAGATTCCGACGCCGAGGGGAAGCTTCGCCGATTTGAAGAGCGAGGGCTACGACATCAGGGTCGTGTACTCAATCTACGACACCTACCGCATAGCCAAGGAGAACCCCGACAGGACGGTGGTTCACTTCTCTCCGGGCTTCGAGACGACCACAGCCCCGGCCGCGGGAATGCTCAACGTCGTTGCCCAGGAGGAGCTGGAGAACTTCAAGATTTACTCGGTTCACAGGCTCACGCCACCGGCGGTTGAGGTCCTTATAAAGCAGGGAACGCGCTTCCACGGGCTCATTGACCCCGGCCACGTCTCGGTTATAATAGGCGTCAAGGGCTGGGAGCCGATAACCGAGAAGTACGGCGTCCCGCAGGTTATAGCCGGTTTCGAGCCGGTTGACATGCTCCTCGCGATACTCTACCTCATCAGAATGGTGAAGGCCGGAGAGGCGAAGATAATCAACGAGTACACCCGCTCCGTTAAATACGAGGGCAACGTCGTTGCCCAGAAGCTCATAGAGGGGTTCTTCGAGGTCAAGGACGCGAGGTGGCGCGCCCTCGGGGTCATGCCCAAGAGCGGTCTCGAACTGAGGAAGGAGTGGAAGGAGCTCGAGATAAGGACCTACTACGACCCCGAAGTCCCGAAGCTCCCCGACCTCGAAAAGGGCTGTCTCTGCGGGGCAATCCTCAGGGGACTGGCCCTACCACCACAGTGCCCGCACTTCGGAAAGACCTGCACGCCGAGGCACCCGATAGGGCCGTGCATGGTGTCCTACGAGGGAACGTGCTCGATATTCTACAAGTACGGGGCGTTGTTCTAA
- a CDS encoding HypC/HybG/HupF family hydrogenase formation chaperone encodes MCLATVAKVLEVDREKGTAWVDFGGVKREARIDLMPDVKPGEYVLIHTGFIIERVDEETAKEILNAWDEVFKLEKDAIGGYYYPGD; translated from the coding sequence ATGTGTCTGGCGACCGTTGCGAAGGTTTTGGAGGTTGACAGGGAGAAGGGAACCGCGTGGGTGGACTTCGGAGGCGTCAAGAGAGAGGCCAGGATTGATTTGATGCCCGACGTCAAGCCCGGTGAATACGTGCTGATTCACACCGGCTTCATCATCGAGCGCGTTGATGAAGAGACCGCGAAGGAAATACTCAACGCCTGGGACGAGGTCTTCAAGCTCGAAAAGGACGCGATAGGCGGCTACTACTACCCGGGTGATTGA
- a CDS encoding HypC/HybG/HupF family hydrogenase formation chaperone, with amino-acid sequence MALMLAGRVLEVRNGRAIVDVDGQLKEARLDFVKDVKPGDYVKIYYGIVLEKVSRSEAEETLARCSYHRSRKLELTFTVSNRRF; translated from the coding sequence ATGGCCCTGATGCTCGCGGGGAGGGTCCTCGAGGTAAGGAACGGAAGGGCGATAGTCGACGTGGACGGCCAGCTCAAGGAAGCGAGGCTGGACTTCGTAAAGGACGTGAAACCCGGGGACTACGTGAAGATTTACTACGGCATAGTTCTTGAGAAGGTCAGCAGGAGCGAGGCCGAGGAGACCCTCGCGAGGTGCTCATACCACCGCTCAAGAAAGCTCGAGCTGACCTTCACGGTTTCAAACCGGAGGTTTTAG
- a CDS encoding DUF302 domain-containing protein, translating to MDMGQMINAGKSKYPYEETIEKIKAKVEEIGWSVVAEHDMEKKVGVRVYIIEVCNKDFAKKALEKPENRWISAFMPCRLAVADNPDGVYVYGMNMSAFAGMAPGELAEILKKVSEVDEAILSSVL from the coding sequence ATGGACATGGGACAGATGATTAACGCCGGAAAGAGCAAGTACCCCTACGAGGAGACCATAGAGAAGATTAAGGCCAAGGTTGAGGAGATTGGATGGAGCGTTGTTGCCGAGCACGACATGGAGAAGAAAGTCGGTGTTAGGGTTTACATCATCGAGGTCTGCAACAAGGACTTCGCTAAAAAGGCCCTTGAGAAGCCCGAGAACCGCTGGATTTCTGCCTTTATGCCGTGCCGTCTGGCGGTTGCAGACAACCCCGATGGGGTTTACGTTTACGGTATGAACATGAGTGCCTTTGCGGGAATGGCCCCGGGCGAGCTTGCCGAGATTCTCAAGAAAGTTTCGGAGGTTGACGAGGCCATTCTCAGTTCGGTTCTTTGA
- a CDS encoding TetR/AcrR family transcriptional regulator, whose protein sequence is MATKSPGKTREKLVSSAMELFAKKGFDKTTVDEIVARAGVAKGTFYLYFKSKDDLIKELAFEVMPIMAMPSLNDPYITVSFPTLESYLLQLGEEFLEFYSESYRAEIFFHMLSVRERMKSIDEIYRQSCSELLREGARRITAYVKVGFEDALIAFQVFIASLMHYLHAKECIGLSGEHYLRRIVKVVLNHLRLSASV, encoded by the coding sequence ATGGCTACGAAGTCTCCCGGTAAAACCCGTGAGAAACTCGTATCGTCTGCAATGGAACTCTTCGCGAAAAAGGGTTTCGATAAGACCACGGTAGACGAGATAGTCGCCAGGGCCGGAGTTGCTAAGGGCACCTTCTACCTCTACTTCAAGAGCAAAGACGACCTCATAAAGGAGCTCGCCTTTGAGGTAATGCCCATAATGGCCATGCCCTCCCTCAACGACCCCTACATAACGGTCTCGTTCCCAACCCTGGAGAGCTACCTCCTCCAGCTTGGGGAAGAGTTCCTCGAGTTCTACTCGGAGAGCTATCGGGCGGAAATCTTCTTCCACATGCTCTCGGTCCGGGAAAGAATGAAGAGCATAGATGAAATCTACCGTCAGTCCTGCTCCGAGCTCCTGAGAGAGGGAGCGAGGAGGATTACTGCATACGTCAAGGTTGGTTTTGAGGACGCGCTTATAGCGTTTCAGGTCTTCATAGCCTCTCTCATGCACTACCTTCACGCCAAGGAGTGCATAGGTCTCTCCGGGGAGCACTACCTGAGGAGGATTGTTAAGGTGGTGTTGAACCACCTCCGCCTCTCCGCGAGCGTGTGA
- the fdhF gene encoding formate dehydrogenase subunit alpha: protein MAEKLVPVVCPWCSVGCRFYAVSVNGYIRKIEFDYDHPTVNRGKLCPKGVASYQFINSPKRLKKPLKRVGEKGEGKFEEINWSEAYKIIAEKIKEIKETYGPEAIAFLASEKITFEENYLVHKLSKAIGTNHLDFPGRYCQYSNSPARTAVFGSSAATNPFEDVAKAEFILIWGHNPAETAPVFFGQYIEKAVLDNGAEMVVIDPRATRGHKYASMHLKPYPGTDLAIALAMLNVVISEELYDKEFVNERTTGFEELKEAVKEYTPEWAEKISGVPAEDIRKVARLFATKRTALFVNEGMNQHVNGFEMAVALADLVAITGNIGKEGVWSGVFPGAQCGFCAAMTGIAPNKLPTGKLVTDEAARAEVERLWGFNIPDWVGLDLTNMIREMGNKIRMMYIVGGNIAKSAPNSKWVREQLKKLDFLVVQDIFLTETAKYADIVLPAAAWFEKTGTAISAERRVQRSYKAANPPGEAKPDWLILVELAKELGLGEYFKYEHPDEILREINSVIPLFKGATPEYLAEHPEGCFFPCIEPGEGTKVLFKKGFKTSDGKAHLQPVGWREPPEKPDEEYPLWLTNFRFVGHWHTGTMSFESPSLEKRWPEEYVMINPKDAEKYGIRNGDLVKVETRRGSVLVRAEVTDHVREGVIAMPNHWNINVLTLETIHEKTKMAELKAVAARIRKVEE, encoded by the coding sequence ATGGCCGAGAAACTCGTGCCCGTAGTGTGTCCCTGGTGTTCAGTCGGCTGTCGCTTTTACGCGGTCAGCGTGAACGGCTACATCAGGAAGATTGAATTCGACTACGACCACCCCACCGTCAACCGCGGAAAGCTCTGCCCGAAGGGCGTTGCCTCCTACCAGTTCATCAACAGCCCCAAGAGACTTAAGAAGCCCCTCAAGCGCGTTGGTGAGAAGGGAGAAGGAAAGTTCGAGGAGATAAACTGGAGCGAAGCTTACAAGATAATCGCCGAGAAGATTAAGGAAATCAAGGAAACCTACGGTCCCGAGGCTATAGCATTCCTCGCTAGCGAGAAGATAACCTTCGAGGAGAACTACCTCGTCCACAAGCTGTCGAAGGCGATAGGGACCAACCACCTCGACTTCCCGGGAAGGTACTGCCAGTACTCCAACAGCCCCGCGAGAACGGCTGTCTTCGGTAGCTCGGCCGCGACCAATCCATTCGAGGACGTTGCCAAAGCCGAGTTTATTCTGATTTGGGGCCACAACCCCGCTGAGACGGCACCTGTTTTCTTCGGTCAGTACATTGAGAAGGCCGTCCTCGACAACGGCGCCGAGATGGTCGTCATAGACCCGCGCGCGACGAGGGGCCACAAGTACGCGAGCATGCACCTCAAGCCTTACCCTGGAACCGACCTCGCGATAGCCCTGGCCATGCTCAACGTCGTCATAAGCGAGGAGCTCTACGACAAGGAGTTCGTCAACGAGAGGACGACCGGCTTCGAGGAGCTCAAGGAGGCCGTCAAGGAGTACACACCGGAGTGGGCTGAGAAGATAAGCGGCGTTCCCGCAGAGGACATAAGGAAGGTTGCGAGGCTCTTCGCCACCAAGAGAACTGCCCTCTTCGTCAACGAGGGCATGAACCAGCACGTCAACGGTTTTGAGATGGCGGTGGCCCTCGCTGACCTCGTGGCCATCACCGGCAACATAGGCAAAGAGGGCGTCTGGAGCGGTGTCTTCCCAGGTGCCCAGTGCGGGTTCTGTGCCGCAATGACCGGCATCGCTCCGAACAAGCTCCCGACCGGCAAGCTCGTCACCGACGAGGCCGCGAGGGCTGAAGTCGAGAGGCTCTGGGGCTTCAATATACCCGACTGGGTCGGCCTCGACTTAACCAACATGATACGCGAGATGGGCAACAAGATTAGGATGATGTACATCGTCGGCGGCAACATCGCCAAGTCGGCCCCGAACAGCAAGTGGGTCAGGGAACAACTCAAGAAGCTCGACTTCCTGGTTGTGCAGGACATATTCCTCACCGAGACGGCTAAATACGCTGACATAGTTCTCCCTGCCGCGGCCTGGTTTGAGAAGACTGGAACGGCAATAAGCGCCGAGAGAAGGGTCCAGAGGAGCTACAAGGCTGCGAACCCGCCCGGAGAGGCTAAGCCCGACTGGCTTATCCTAGTTGAGCTCGCCAAGGAGCTCGGCCTCGGCGAGTACTTCAAGTACGAGCACCCGGATGAGATTCTCAGGGAGATAAACAGCGTTATTCCGCTCTTCAAGGGAGCAACTCCGGAATATCTCGCGGAGCACCCCGAGGGATGCTTCTTCCCGTGCATCGAGCCCGGTGAGGGAACGAAGGTCCTCTTCAAGAAGGGCTTCAAGACGAGTGATGGAAAGGCCCACCTCCAGCCCGTTGGCTGGCGTGAGCCGCCGGAGAAGCCCGACGAGGAGTATCCGCTCTGGCTCACCAACTTCAGGTTCGTCGGCCACTGGCACACGGGAACCATGTCCTTCGAGAGTCCGAGCCTTGAGAAGCGCTGGCCAGAGGAGTACGTCATGATTAACCCGAAGGACGCCGAGAAGTACGGCATAAGGAACGGGGACCTCGTCAAGGTCGAGACCAGGCGCGGAAGCGTTCTCGTCAGGGCAGAGGTTACTGACCACGTCAGGGAGGGCGTTATCGCGATGCCGAACCACTGGAACATCAACGTTCTGACCCTTGAGACCATCCACGAGAAGACCAAGATGGCCGAGCTCAAGGCCGTCGCGGCCAGGATTAGGAAGGTGGAGGAGTGA
- a CDS encoding 4Fe-4S dicluster domain-containing protein, protein MSKKIFLDYKRCIGCKACEVACEMTHGEARIRVFEFPDLFTVPFNCRHCEKAPCENVCPTGALFRDEDGAVAFDPLKCIGCLMCAVACPFGIPKLDEENKIMDKCDLCSDRRAEGKLPACVSACPTEALLYGDMNEVLWNREGKIVANLKSSAEKGEGEKAYIVL, encoded by the coding sequence ATGAGCAAGAAGATTTTCCTCGACTATAAGCGCTGTATCGGCTGTAAGGCCTGTGAAGTGGCCTGTGAAATGACTCACGGCGAGGCAAGGATACGGGTCTTCGAGTTCCCCGACCTCTTCACCGTTCCCTTCAACTGCCGCCACTGTGAAAAGGCTCCATGCGAAAACGTCTGTCCGACTGGGGCGCTCTTCAGGGACGAGGACGGCGCGGTTGCCTTTGACCCGCTCAAGTGTATCGGTTGTCTCATGTGTGCCGTTGCCTGTCCATTTGGAATTCCAAAGCTCGACGAGGAGAACAAGATTATGGATAAGTGCGACCTCTGTTCCGACAGAAGAGCGGAAGGAAAGCTTCCAGCGTGTGTCTCGGCCTGTCCAACGGAGGCCCTGCTCTACGGTGACATGAACGAGGTGCTTTGGAACAGGGAAGGAAAGATAGTGGCCAACTTGAAGAGCTCCGCCGAGAAGGGGGAGGGAGAAAAGGCCTACATCGTCCTCTGA